One genomic region from Podarcis raffonei isolate rPodRaf1 chromosome 16, rPodRaf1.pri, whole genome shotgun sequence encodes:
- the KMT5A gene encoding N-lysine methyltransferase KMT5A, producing the protein MSKGRRRRRRKMSRPREGRADGGAEVVAESAEKRGASRPRMNGENIFTCQSKIYTYMSPNKPPSVRPPLQEENSATHHEAKCQSKMGNESYRKGDDRLNIGNAADNTMKSEDQNSKECESPASFSSPKPEAPQPPKALPPEPADAANRKEAPRKGSKTKPGSKRKAQGKTQQNRKVTDYFPVRRSSRKSKKELQIEEKKRIDDLIESGKEDGMQIDFIDGKGRGVIATKHFKRGEFVVEYHGDLIEITDAKKREAVYAQDPSTGCYMYYFQYLRKTYCVDATKETHRLGRLINHSKCGNCQTKLHDIDGTPHLILVASRDIKAGEELLYDYGDRSKASLEAHPWLKH; encoded by the exons ATGAGCAAAG gccggaggaggaggcggaggaagaTGTCCCGACCCCGAGAGGGCAGAGCCGACGGCGGCGCGGAGGTGGTCGCCGAGAGCGCCGAGAAGCGGGGCGCCAGCCGGCCCAGGATGAACGGG GAGAACATATTTACTTGCCAGTCCAAAATCTATACCTACATGAGTCCAAACAAACCTCCTTCTGTACGACCTCCACTTCAAGAGGAAAACTCTGCCACACATCATGAGGCAAAATGCCAGAGCAAAATGGGGAATGAAAGCTACAGAAAAGGAGACG ACAGACTAAATATTGGCAATGCAGCCGACAACACTATGAAATCTGAGGACCAGAACAGCAAAGAGTGTGAATCTCCAGCCTCCTTCTCTAGTCCCAAACCCGAAGCCCCACAGCCTCCAAAAGCCCTGCCTCCAGAGCCCGCTGATGCAGCAAACAGAAAGGAAGCCCCGAGGAAAGGTAGCAAGACCAAACCTGGCTCCAAGAGAAA AGCCCAAGGGAAAACGCAGCAGAACCGAAAGGTCACAGATTATTTCCCTGTTAGAAGAAGCTCCCGGAAGAGCAAAAAAGAATTACAG ATAGAGGAGAAAAAACGGATAGATGACTTAATAGAGAGCGGCAAAGAAGATGGCATGCAG ATTGACTTCATTGATGGTAAAGGGCGAGGGGTCATTGCAACCAAGCATTTTAAACGAGGGGAGTTTGTGGTTGAATATCACGGGGACCTCATTGAGATCACAGATGCCAAGAAACGAGAAGCTGTCTATGCCCAAGACCCTTCCACTGGCTGCTATATGTACTACTTCCAGTACTTGAGAAAAACATACTG TGTTGATGCTACAAAAGAGACCCACCGTCTTGGAAGGCTGATCAATCACAGCAAATGCGGCAACTGTCAGACAAAACTTCATGACATTGACGGCACCCCCCACCTCATTCTGGTCGCCTCCCGTGACATTAAAGCCGGCGAAGAACTCTTGTACGATTACGGAGACAGGAGCAAAGCTTCCCTTGAAGCTCACCCATGGCTGAAACATTAG